From Alligator mississippiensis isolate rAllMis1 chromosome 1, rAllMis1, whole genome shotgun sequence:
ACAGTGGCAGCCTTGCCCAGCCAGGAAGAAAGAGCAACAGGAACTCTGGGCCCAGCCTGGTTGGGGCTGGAGTCAGAGTGGAAGGAAAGTTGCATGGGGTGAAGGCAAGCTGGGATGGGTCAGGCatttggcagggggcaggctgcgTTGTCTCCTCTCAAGCTGCACAAGCGTGTCTCCCCCATGCTcactttccctccccactgcatGGCCTACCAAAAGGACCCCCGGCAGCATAAGTGACTGGtaggggggcatgtccccccccgTGACAGGGCCACCCCCACCCTTGCCAGCAGCTTGTGCGGGTGCTTACCAGCCCCGTCCCTGTCACCACCAGTGGTTTCTgcgagtgcccccccccccgactcaggaggcaccagtcacccatgcccagCAGTGAGTTTCCTTTTCCACTGCAGGAGCCACCTCAGCCTGGAGTGtgtggcagctcagctctggctttgtcTCCAAGCCTGGTGCTGAAGCCAGAGTTGAACCGCCGCTTGCTGTGGGCCAGTACTCAAATCAAAGATGAAGCATTCCTCCCCCATGTTGTTTGGAGAAAAAAGATGTCTTGAATTTGTGTAAATACATTACGAAACCATTTTTAACAGTACATCTAGGCACTGGTATGAATTCCTCTGGCAGGAGTATGGCATATGCCATATGTTTtgaatatatctatctatctacctatctatctatctatgcacACAGCTTTTTAAATGTAAGAGTGAagtgtgctgccaattttaattcagaaaaacATGTTGTATCCCAGGTATCAAAAGTCTGGGGAACACTGCACTATCACTGAATTTGTCTCCCACCATAATCGGGGAAAAGGAAATTCAGTGCAGAAATACTTTAAACTTtgaagtagggttggagtgttgttgtagctgtgatggtccagaaaaggTATGAGGGGCAAAACCCTTGCttccttttaatttaaaatactgtttGCAAAAGGTGGATTTTATCTGCTTTGTTCACGATTCTGAATAGGTTCCCATGGGTTCCCAGTGGGTTTAATGGGAATTGTATGAGCATATTATAAACATATACATCCTGGTTCAGAAACAGACTTTGTTGACAacagttgcttaattgctggcttAGTTGAACAAACCCAGTTTTCACCCAGTTTTTACTCCTCTTGAGAAGATACAGTTGAAGATCTTTCTACTCCAGGCTCAGGATGTCTGAGACTCAGTTAAGAGGTGAACAATGTAAATTAGCATAAATAAATGATGAGGCTGCAAAGCAGTGATAagaatgtgggggggggagggcatttcacacctcttccttttcctgtctGCCTGCTAGTTGTTTGGCTGAACCTTAATCAGGCCTTGGTTTTGCTCACACTTACTTTTGAAAGCCCTGGGGTTTGAGTGTTTCTGtagggcagggactgcctgctgctctgTATTTGGGCATGAGTGGAACCCAGTTCCTGGTTAACTTAGTAATAAAGTATCTTCTGATCTCATAGGAATTCGTCCTTACAAATGTGAGATTTGCAACAAAGCCTTCACCCAGCGCTGCTCCCTAGAGTCCCACCTCAAAAAGATCCATGGTGTGCAGCAGCAGTATGCCTACAAGCAGCGACGAGACAAGCTCTATGTCTGCGAAGACTGCGGTTACACGGGCCCAACACAGGAGGACTTGTACCTGCATGTCAGTAATGTCCACCCCAGCAGTGCTTTCCTGAAGAAGACCTCAAAAAAGCTGGCTGCTGCCATTCATAACAAACTGACCTGTGTCCTGCAGAGGAGCTCAAAAGAAGATGAAAAAGACCAATGAAACAGTGGATTACCTTGGTCACACACCATGAAGTTTACACTTAGGACATGTTTAATGGCTTTGAAAGAAATCTGTTTTAACCAACCATGATGCCTTTTGTGTTGGAGGCTGACAACATGGCTTAGAACCTTTGTGTGAAAGATGTGACCCTGCCATGATGCATATGTCcaggttttttcttctttaatgtgAGAAAATGGGAAACTTTAGGGAGGTGGTGTTTCCCAGAGGATGGAGCACTAGGCTGGCACTCAGGACACCTGGCTTGTATTCTTTGCTCTGCCATTGGCTTGTTGAGTGGCCTTCATACATCATTTCACCACACCatccctcagtttccccatctgtatcaTGAAAATAGTGCTCTTTGTCTCCTTCATCACCCTCTTTGAAGACTCTGGATGGAAAATAAGAGTTTGGTGCTCTTGTCAAGGGGGAAATTGCAGTGAGATGGTGTTATGGATGAGAGGACATATCAGGAAGTTAAGAAATGCACAGTCTCTAgcacaaaacaaataataaatataaatcatAGTTAAGCTTGTTAGGGCATGTGGTTTCAGGTTGGCAGAAAGATCGTTAAAGACacgtgagattttttttttcacatactTTTCTACTTTATGTCAATGCACCAGTTATGGTGGTGTGCAGGGAGAAAAGTGCATTTCTTACTTATTTaataaatttagatttttttttttaaagattatgtTTGATGACAGTGTTCCTGGATGTGTAATACTTGGTTTGGGGACGATTGCTGCATCCcagaaatgactttttttttactttgaagttATTAAGATTGCATTTTCAGCCTTTGCTCCATTGTAACgtagggttggggttttttggggggttttttttcatctgggaatgtttcctgtttctttaaaaaaatgttcataaaTAACTACTGATAAATGACACTCCTTGTGACGTTTCTAACGATTTGGAGGTAGGCAGAATCTACCTCAAATCACTTTTCAATATACTGAACCATCCAGGACAGAATTACTAGTACAACAAAAGAAGTGCGAAGCAGCCCAAGAGAAGTAGCCAACTCAGCTTGGCTGGCAGCAgaaaacaaattttttttttaaatggtatggCTAGATCTAGACCAGAGTCCTGCAATTATCACTGGTTTACAGGTCTGGCAATGAGGCCTGtgtgggaaggagaaaagaggcCAGTCTTGAAATTTCAGTGCATCTTTACCTTAAGGCAGAGATACTCTGGGACTTCAAGTCTGGTTGGACCAAGACTGGCAGAGACAAGACTGGACTTCAAGACTGGTAGAGACACACAGGGACTTCAAAGGCTGACCCCACCCTACCCTCCCACTTCAGTTTCTCTGACAGGGCTGGTGTTCAGTGGAGCTGAGACAGGAGCACTGTACGGATCCCTTCCAGCACTGATGCCCAAACttgcacacagcctgggaaccttTAAAGACCAAGTCATCCATCAGTGAAAACTCTGGACACAGTTCCATTCTTCCTTGATGCATCTCTTGAATCTTTGGGGGCAGAGAAGACAAGACACAGGtactaaatattttaaaggattcctttttaaattaatgtATAAGTTAACTGATTTATAAATTTTCAGACTCTCATTTTGCACTCAAAAGTATGTGCTGTAAATTTAGGGACAACATGTATTTTGCCTACATCACAAAGAGATTGAATACCCTTTTAGGGCAAAATGGAGCTCAGCCTGAAATACAGGGTCAGGACCAGTGCCTCCATGACCATTAGTCTTAAAAATTATGCAAGATCCTGATTCTGTTCtgtaaagaaaatacattttcttaatGTTTATTTGATTGCCTCAATCTTGTAGAGAGATCTTCTCAGGCTTTTTTTGGAGGGGAGCTCTAAGgtgtttttaagcattttttttaatgaagtgacTTGAGCAGAACTGGGGAATGTTTGGGGTCTTGGGACACTTAAAACCAAAAAGCTACTATGTAAAGAATTAGAAAATGTATTGTCCTGTGTAATAAGAAAGCTTCTGAGGAATATTTGAATAAATGGAATTCCATGTAAACAAGTATTGAAGTGAATGAGGGAATATTTGGGTTGCAAAACTTTTGACTGTAGATTAATACTCTGAAGTTTCATTGGTCCCTAACTGTGGCAGCATGATGATTCAGAATTGAAAGCCTGCTCTAGGTTTTTAGCTTTGGTAAGAGCCACCACCAAATACTTTATAACCAAGACTGTTCTTCTTTAGTACGGTTAGTCTGTCTGCAAGCACATGAGCAAATATGCTTGGATAAATTCAGTCCTTAAAAGGTTTGGTTCTATCAAGCGGGCTAGCAAAATGAAACTAGATGAATGTAATCATAAATGTTACTGCTGCATAGCTAAAGGTATCCGGATGCAACTCAGGGCTTTCTCTTCACTGACACATCTGTAAGACAAGAAATGATGTCATCTACTTTAGTTGATGATAAACCATTTGGCCAAAAGATAGCAAAATTCTATTGCCAACTTTATTAAACTTTCTTAAAGATTTTATTGAAATTCTGTGACGAAGATTTAGTTCACCAAACTTGACTCCACATTAAATGCctataaattaaaagaaaaagaaagaccaTCAGACAATACTGAAGACTAGAAAGAGATTAGCTCTAGGAGGTTGGGAAACTCCCAGCATGGCTCTGCTGTGTCTCCTAACCATACTTCAGAGGAGTAATTCATAAAAACAACCCACAGCTGTATACAAGGGTAGCCTGGTAAAGGTTACCCTTGTATACCCTTGTAAAGAACACTTTAGCATATTTACTTTGAGTCAAAGGGACATGACATTTTTCTGACTGAGAACATTTGTTATATAGTCTGAAGCATTTAGTCTGATTGTATGAGACAGACAAGTAAAGGTACTGACAATGGGAGGCAACGAAGTCCAAGTGCTGTCTTTGTCTTACATATATATTTCACTTCAAGGGACAAAGTGACATTTATTTGGATTGCACTGGCATGTATCAACTCTTCTTGTGGTCCAGAACCCCAGTGTACTTGGCATTGTATGAACACAGAATGAAACATGGCCTCTGTCCCAAAGAACTTAGTCTAAACTTCTGATTGTACAGCAATTGCTTGATGGGAAGGGAGTCCTGGGAGCCCTGTTGTTGGGAGCTGTTGATAGCTTTTGGTGTCACTTACTTCTCTTGTCCTCATATTCTgtagcagtggttgtcaacctttttgaCTTGAAGCACCCCCTCATAGATGCAAGGTATCCCTTGATAGACTCCAGGaactctcagaaaatgccagcttagttttaATGtgcttttgactacagaaaaagaataggGCAATGTCTGttgtaaagaattcagaaagGCCACAGCTGGTCAGGATGTTTTTGGCGCTCTGGATTCcaacttgaaatctctgggtttatcttgtgaatcaggttttCTACACCTAACAGTGGTAACATTATGTggtaccccacagcacccttgaaagggtgtCAAACCACTGCAGGGTGCAATGGCACACTTGTTGAGAATCGCTGttctattatattttttttaatccaaggtCCGGCCATCCCCATTAAACATGTGGAAAAAAAgcttagatttgagtacaagagtacagctctggctctggccgaGGCCCGCTCTGGCTCTGGCCGAGGCCCGCTCTGGCTCTGGCCGAGGCCCACTCTGGcctagggcagggagcaaggaggaCATGCTGCCTTTGGCCCCCACCTggtcatgcagcagcagcaactctagtcctggctctggagctggggccagggccagagctgccactgccagaacCACTACTGTGTGGCCAGAGGCAGGCATCAGGGAGTGTAGGCACTgtagggagggcaggcagcaaggagggcaagtgtgggtgggggggtggaaacaGGCCACAAGGGGCAGGCATCAGGCCACTTGACTCCTTGCCTCCCCCTCTGCTACTGCTTGCttcactgcagtggtgggggacaggacagggcaccaagtttaaaacaaacctccaaaaactagattctatacatggcaaattataacaaatttataattttgtccatgtctagaatctaattattggaggattgtcttaaatGTGAagccttggattcaggtaaatagagtatatattagggctgtggatgggaggggagagagaggattTGTGTCTTTACCCGGCAATGAACTATTGTATCAACTCCCAGAACTTTCTAGTAAGAGGAAGATATTTGCCACTTGCTCCTTCTGAAGGCTTTTCCGTAACCTGGGAAGCTTCCCCACTGCACTCCCTCAAAAATGATTCCGCTCCCGTCCAGAACAGGACTGTCCATGCCTTGCTCATTTCTATGGGAGCTGGGCAGTGTATTCCTTCCTCTGCTGAGAACAGTCTGAAGAAGGACTGGAGGTATCAAGCTAGCTCAGCTAGCTTTCCTATCAAAACTTAGAGCAGGCTATAGAATAAATTCAAATGGTGGGATGGGGAATTCCTTACCAGGGTACCAGGATACTTAGCCTCATCTCCTCATACATGGTACCCACTTTCCAAAAGATATCATGTTACAAACTTCCTCCTATACCTttgcctttttcccccctcctatcCATTCATTACTAACAATAGAGCCAAAGTACTGCCCGTTGTTTGGTTTCTATGGTTTTGTTTTTGCCAACAGTTTGGCTCTGAATCCTTGGCTTGCACATGCCTGCATTCCAAGACAGTCTCCCATCCAAGTACTAGTCACAGTGAGACCTACTTAGCTCTTAAGATCAGGTGTATGCGGCACAGTATGGATGCAGTTCACAGCTGGTCATGGAATAACTTTGGGTTTTACATACATACACCTGGAAGTGAATTTTATTGTACTTTCTTTTGAAACTGATTGCATCAAGGTTACACTATAAATTACAAAAAAGCCACAACATAGCCCTTTGATTAAATATATAAACGAGGAAAGATGAGCTATTGTATTACTACAAGTCATAGGCTACATGTAAGGTATTTTCTCTCTAGCCTTATGATAATATATTGATATATGTTGGCATTCTTAATAAAGGTAAATTTTGATTTTTATAATCGGCATATGTGCAGAAGAATCCCAAACTTCCCTAAAAATAGTTAAATAAAGCCAtcaaagattaaataaaaataaaacagtgccTAAAGTTAAGCTCTAAGGAAGGAATTTTCAAAATAGTCTAGGAGTGATTTATGTGCTCCAGTCCTACTCAGTTGATTCaataagatatcacatctacccaaagaaccttgcctgcccagtCCTATTTAGGCACTTAACTCATTTCTGGCTCTTAAACTTAGTAGTATAGTTAAATAGTACAATTCCCCTAACATGTCTATAATGGTATAAAGGTGCTTCGTAGCTATTCCTGTATGGAAATAAGCTAAAGAGCTTTATCTAATCAGCAGAGCTGTCTACAGTAGTTGTTGTCCAGGTACATGAATATTTTACTCAACCCACCTTCCCacccactgcaaaaaaaaaaaaaaatagaaatcataATCACACACTACTCCTTAAGGAAATACTTAAATTAGTTTAAAAACCTGGGTAGAGCATTGGGACTTCAAGAGTCACCTTCCACTGGCCCCCAAACTAGGGAGCTGATCATATCCACCTGACTGTAAAAGTGTGGGATTAGCTCTTCAGTGCCTAATACATGGCTTTAGGAAGAGTTATGGCACATGGAATCATCCATATTACTTATCAAGGTGTATTTTAAAGGAGACAAATCAACAGACAGGCTtgcacacagcctctgctccaaATTCTTCTCCTTTGATTACCATGGGCCACATTCAGGCTGGGACGCAAGATGTCACAGAGCCATCTAGTGGTCATATCAAGTAACAACAACAAGATACGAGCATCTATTTTTGcaaacctgctttttttttcccctgttagGCAGCCTCTTGATTTTTATGGAATCCACAGCCACCCTAATTGTACATTATCCAACCCAAATACCTCTTAGCACTGCTGCTTTCTACTTTCTCTGCACTGAGTTATCTCTTTCTGTGTCCATCTTCATGATTCTTACTGCTTTACCCTTCCACACAATGTTGCCCAGAACcttgtgcaggggcaggcaattattttgagcggagggccgcttacccaattttggcaggctgtggagggccgcatgggtagccctgccccttgagaggtgccccaccccctggtcaccatcttggtaaccaatgtcccagggccagcaccagtgggagtggggagctgaccctgctccatagagcccctgccggctgggtccctgcgctcctgccaccctgctctggaccccGCCGGCTCTAGTCCCGGGACACCTGTGcggggccctgtgctcctgcacctgctcactcccggtgccccccagccccgcggtacaggtggggggcagcacacagccccaaccccctgctcgccagcagggaagaagctggtgctgtgtggggaaaagtggcccctcacccgccctgTGGCCTGGCACTCAAAGTCCAcacggggctgtccggagcaggcacaggcagccccaggcaggctgcgagcagctgcagcgcagggtgccgggcatggggcaggcgaggggccacttttccccacactcaacaccagcttgtaactgggttacaaggtggtgttgagtgcggggtggggggggctgtgtggaaagcagccccttgcctggcCCATGCCATGCATcccgcactgcagccactcgcagcctgcctggggctgcctgtgcctgctctggacaaccCTGCgcgggctgcgagcacctgcagcacgGGGTGCCGGCCACGGGGctggcgaggggccacttttctccgcacagggaaggagcccagggaaaagctgtgggggggggggaagcagcctctcccccgccccacacTTGGTGCCCCATGCTCCAGGAACAGGCACctgcatgtgggctgcaagcagctgcagcgtggggcactgcATGGGTGGGGCGGGGTCACTTCtccacccacccccctgctcctttcttgcccagggtccccctccccttacctgagcttcctgcacCCGGGTAGCCActagccacatgctcccaggccagaagccctgggctgggactcctagctggggggcagggtcgggccgcttcccctgggtcctactgcccttggttcttgtcatttttgacaggaaccaagggcagagaaatattaattttccaaatttttttaggggtcccatgggctggatgtgtcctgtgggccgtattttgcccacctctgacttTATGTATTTGAACTGCCACATCCACACTGCAAGTCTGACTGCCAGGAGATACTCGCAGGACAGAACTCCTGAAAATGTTAGCACAGTAACGCTGGGATAGCATCTAAATTTAATTTTTAGGCATGCATGTTAGCCTTTCTACTGAATCTAATTCTATCTTGAGTAACCACCCAATTCTGAACCAGTCAATGACACTGGGAGTCTTGTTCCATTGCATAGTCTTCCTCATTGGTATGTGCTTTGGAGAAGTTGCAAATCAAATAGTATGGTTTTCTAGCTACAGATTTAAACTTCCTCAACAAAAACTGCTCAGACCTTTTCAGGTACTGGTCCTGGTAGCTGAGTTTTAGAATTATGGTTCAGTATATACATCTAATCCTGAGAGATTTTCAAAAAAGAGTCTTTGTAGGAGACAGAGGAAACAAGGATATTAAACCAACTGGGAAAGCTGACGCACACAGTTATAGTACAGCTGAAGCCAACAGGCTCTTTTCTCAACTGCCCAGGACAGGTTTGCAGTTTTTCAAATTGTATCAGCTGTCGCCTCACCTTGGTAAGCCAtgatcctgcccactgggccgcagaggtggctcctgcctggagctggtctggccctgctgcagccctgcatcctgctgtgggtgcagaaatctcaaggggcatgtgcccccccgcccccttcctcccaccccatagcctatgctcccctgcccccctccccatgctcctttGGCCCCGCCCCTGACTTACTTGAAGAGAGCTACTCTCCACCACTGCTTGGCTGccgtgtgcatgcatatgtacaTGGCACCCCTTGCCTCCGATCACCCTCCCTGTCGTCCCCCCACCTCGGCCCAagcagcctggaactctgccgGCCTATAAGAGGAAATgtggtttcccaggtttttctcctttcctcAAGTTTAGGCCCcaacagccctcttcccaaggggagCCAGGGCCCCCACGTACTTGGTGTCCACACTATCAGCATCAAAGGGATGCTATTCACATAAAAAGACACATGTTGTGAAGAGACTCAATTCCTATGTTACCAGTACCTTGGAGACTGACAAAACCCAACATGTTTGAAATCCAGTCTGCTTTCACTATTTATGCCCTTTTTGTTCCTTGTTGCATTATCAAAGTGGAGAGAATACAATAAACAACAAAGTTAGTTTTGTCTAGATTCACAGTCAGTTTCACTTTCAGATACACTCTTCTGCAACAGTTGCTTAAACAAGCTTGTCTTTTGCTTCTATTCATTGTGAAAGGTATTCTACTGGTGTCAAGCTTTATAAATTGTGCTTCAAAATTTAAACAACAAAGTTTAATTTCTATTTATTTCAGTCCCCCATCATATCATCCTAAGATCCCTGTGGGGTAGGCACAAGtgatcctcattttacagatggggaaatgggGACAGAGGTAATAAGTGATTTGCCCAGGGTCAAAGAGGCAGTCAGTGTCAGAGGTTTGGCTACAATCCAGGATATCCTGCTTCAGCTTCAAGTTCAGACTGGTTTTCGCTAAACTACTCAGCTCATGTCATCATTCTTTCTCTTCTCCCCATATTCTTCAAGGCGCAGCAGCCACTTAGTCCAATACTGAGAGCACAAGTCCATGCCCATGAAATGTGGATGTGCAGGGGAGCCATCTTTATAAGCCACCACAATGAGCCCACAGTTAACCTGTGATAAAAAACATGGCATCACCAGTTGTTCACTGTCAATATACATTTTCAGATGGCTGATCCAAAGGTTAAGCTGAACATGTACAAATGTAGATGCAtgtaaaactaaaataaaaaacacCCATCTCAGTGGCAATGTTATTTGCAATAAAGTTTTTGGGGCCAGTTTTCAAAGGTCCTGAGCACTcacaattcccactgacttcaatgggcatTGGAGATACTCAGCAAACTCTCAGCATGAGGTCCTGTGGGCctgctgagcaccactgctttaatctttctgccccacaggctggatgggcTGCGCCTGGTCCATTtcctggccagatccagctggtggggcCTTGATCCCGCCACATGGGGGCGTGGCCCAACCTCAGCACAGGTGGCGGGGGGTAGGGAATTTGGGAACTTGGCAGGTTGGGGGGTTGCTTTCCTGCAACCAAATATCCCAACCTGTGAGTAGCTCCGAGGCCTGGATGGGAGCATTTGGGCTacgggctgggggttgagcaatCCTATGATAGAGCATTTTGGACACTGGATAATCACCACTGACTTTTACATCTTGCCAGCAGAGATTCAAACAAAGGTCATTCAACAGAGCAGGAATACAGAAAGAGCGACTTCTGTATCTCCCAACATCTTTCAGGtttgtgaaatgaaaaaaaaaccccataaaaattAGCTGCAAGGAATGTTAAAGAGCTATTTTTAAGGAACAGCATCTTTTAGCTACTCCCTGTATTGCTTAGCGGAATATGTCTTGGTACCACACAGGTGCTCATTTTGACTGATTGGTTATTCTAGAATGGGGCCGAGCGGAGGGccacttcctgagttttggcaaaccatcactcccttggcaggtgccctgctccttgactgccatcttgggactgaaagtcctgccccctagcccctgacctttgccaccagaaatccctccccttgctccccagaagtactcctttcagcaagggggtttgccatctcagaccCAGAAAAAGAccaaactatattttaaaaatcaaacatgtactacaacgTTCATTAATTTCatgtcaaaaaatatttttgtcctgatttacatgtgtttatgTAGTATACACAGAGGTGacagtataatagcttaaaatgaattcttactcttgtatattgtgggtgggtggggtataggggagagtgtgggtgtgtatggagGGGTGGATAGgcgtgggggctgtgggggtgtgtgtgtggatgtctGGGCTGTggttgggtatggggtttgtggggggcctgtatgtggggggagggtggctggggaaggctttccccacagtccccccacagcaggcagatcctcagctagtCCACCtccaagcctgggctctgtgctcctacCGCTCCTGGCCCTGGTATAGGCCCTGGACTCCTGCTCGTCACCACTTCCCAATCCCATCTgctactgctgcccttctcatgctgcttccctgtcccccaccctccccactccggCATCACATCGCAGCTGCATGGCCAAGACCGCAGGATGCAGCAGGAACTAGACTAACCCAGCTAGCATCGCACGGAGCCTGCTGAGAATCATGGGGGCCGGGCCGGtacctgctgagtcctgcagccTAGCACTAAAGCCAGAAACCCCCtggtgccagtggtggcagctgcaggcaggaaagcagggaaatggc
This genomic window contains:
- the OVOL2 gene encoding transcription factor Ovo-like 2 isoform X1 — encoded protein: MHNCELCGKGFRLQRMLNRHVKCHSQVKRHLCTFCGKGFNDTFDLKRHVRTHTGIRPYKCEICNKAFTQRCSLESHLKKIHGVQQQYAYKQRRDKLYVCEDCGYTGPTQEDLYLHVSNVHPSSAFLKKTSKKLAAAIHNKLTCVLQRSSKEDEKDQ